In Candidatus Contubernalis alkalaceticus, the following proteins share a genomic window:
- the folK gene encoding 2-amino-4-hydroxy-6-hydroxymethyldihydropteridine diphosphokinase has product MAKVYLGLGTNLGHKQENLEKALDILGSHQGFRVLKISSFYETDPVGYEEQDKFLNAVVVGETLLSPYELLDFCHEIENALKRVRSIRWGPRTIDVDILMYDSLEIMDEPLLIIPHPRMVEREFVLEPLAEIAPEAVHPGTGKSIAVLLRELKKIS; this is encoded by the coding sequence GTGGCTAAGGTTTATTTAGGCCTGGGGACTAACCTGGGCCATAAGCAGGAAAATTTGGAGAAGGCTTTAGATATTCTAGGTTCCCACCAGGGGTTCCGGGTGCTGAAGATTTCTTCATTTTATGAGACTGACCCGGTGGGTTATGAGGAGCAGGATAAATTTTTAAACGCAGTTGTAGTGGGGGAAACTCTTTTGAGTCCCTATGAGCTTTTAGATTTTTGCCATGAAATAGAAAACGCTTTAAAAAGAGTTAGGAGCATTCGTTGGGGGCCCAGGACTATTGATGTGGATATTTTAATGTACGATTCCCTGGAAATAATGGATGAACCCCTTTTAATCATACCTCATCCCAGGATGGTAGAAAGGGAGTTTGTCCTGGAGCCATTGGCAGAAATTGCGCCAGAGGCAGTGCATCCGGGGACAGGGAAAAGCATTGCTGTTCTTCTAAGGGAATTGAAAAAGATTAGTTAA
- the selB gene encoding selenocysteine-specific translation elongation factor, whose protein sequence is MKSIIIGTAGHVDHGKTMLIKALTGEDTDRLREEKERGISIELGFAPFRLPSGRIAGVIDVPGHERFIHNMLAGISGIDLVLLVVDASEGVMPQTREHLGILQLLKIKKGIVVITKIDLVEEEWLDLVEEEIKEELQGTFLKNAFIHRVSVVKEEGIEELKGLLDKLVEEVPTKKQNAPLRIPVDRIFSVAGFGTIITGTLLSGTISTGEIVEILPQKIEARVRQIQVFETTVEKAFAGQRVALNLAGIEKARIERGDVIVGPGFFKATTIIDARLNLLSVLKKPMSNLTPVHFYLAAKRLVARVLLLEKEELSSGESSLVQCILDKPVVAHSGDHFIIRSYSPMTTIGGGVVLDGQPVRHKRFRQEVIERLNILEEGDPAELIMQVLEQQHTASLQDLKVLTKLPETIIHEQLEKLKQLNRIVELSVSLISKKTVDSWEKITQEKILEYINKNNLSRGLPRSQLKSILSSELSQKDYDSFLNLLEKKEMIQLQGEMISPRGYEIQPTPQQSKILAGIEKLLLKNGYSPPDKKEIIETLKVSSRDIDSLLAYLQEKQVVIKINEDIYFHSKTYHQAIQLLKEQLLSQGEVGVSDLRNFLKTSRKYALPLMEHFDQKKLTRRIGDKRVAWKIKEE, encoded by the coding sequence ATGAAATCCATTATCATTGGAACAGCAGGACATGTGGATCACGGCAAAACCATGCTGATCAAAGCTCTTACCGGCGAGGATACCGACCGGTTGAGGGAGGAAAAGGAGCGGGGAATTTCTATTGAGTTAGGGTTTGCTCCTTTCAGGCTTCCCAGCGGAAGAATTGCCGGCGTAATCGATGTGCCAGGTCACGAAAGGTTTATTCATAACATGTTGGCCGGCATCAGTGGAATTGATCTGGTGCTGCTGGTGGTGGATGCATCTGAGGGGGTTATGCCCCAGACTCGGGAGCACCTGGGAATTTTACAGCTGCTGAAAATTAAAAAAGGGATTGTAGTCATTACTAAAATAGATCTGGTAGAAGAAGAATGGTTGGACCTGGTGGAGGAAGAAATCAAGGAGGAACTGCAGGGGACTTTTTTGAAAAATGCCTTTATTCACCGGGTTTCTGTAGTTAAGGAAGAGGGAATAGAAGAACTGAAAGGCCTTTTGGACAAACTGGTGGAGGAGGTTCCTACTAAAAAGCAGAATGCTCCACTGCGGATTCCGGTAGACAGGATTTTCAGTGTGGCAGGTTTTGGCACGATAATTACCGGCACTCTGCTCAGCGGTACTATTTCTACCGGCGAGATAGTGGAGATCCTCCCTCAAAAAATTGAGGCCCGGGTCAGGCAGATCCAGGTTTTTGAAACTACAGTGGAAAAGGCTTTTGCAGGTCAGAGGGTGGCTTTAAATCTGGCGGGAATTGAAAAGGCCCGTATTGAAAGGGGAGACGTAATCGTCGGCCCAGGGTTTTTTAAGGCAACGACAATTATAGATGCCCGTCTAAATCTTTTGTCGGTGTTAAAAAAGCCTATGTCCAATCTTACACCGGTACATTTTTATCTGGCGGCAAAGAGGCTGGTAGCCAGGGTGCTGCTCTTGGAAAAGGAAGAACTTTCCTCGGGAGAATCTTCTTTGGTGCAGTGTATATTGGATAAACCTGTGGTAGCCCATTCCGGGGATCATTTTATCATACGCTCTTATTCCCCCATGACTACTATAGGGGGAGGGGTGGTTTTGGATGGACAGCCCGTAAGACACAAGCGCTTTCGGCAGGAGGTTATAGAACGGTTGAATATTCTGGAGGAGGGGGATCCTGCAGAATTAATTATGCAGGTTTTGGAACAGCAGCATACGGCCTCTCTACAGGATTTGAAGGTGCTTACCAAGCTGCCTGAAACCATTATTCATGAACAATTAGAAAAGCTAAAACAACTGAATCGAATTGTAGAGCTCTCCGTCAGCTTAATCAGTAAAAAAACTGTGGATTCTTGGGAAAAGATTACCCAAGAAAAGATATTAGAATATATAAATAAAAATAATTTGTCCCGGGGGTTGCCCCGTTCTCAGTTGAAAAGTATTCTGTCCTCAGAACTTAGTCAGAAGGATTATGATTCTTTTTTGAATTTGCTGGAGAAAAAAGAAATGATTCAGCTACAGGGAGAGATGATATCTCCCCGCGGTTATGAGATCCAGCCTACGCCCCAGCAGTCCAAAATCCTTGCAGGAATAGAAAAGCTGCTGCTTAAAAATGGGTATTCTCCTCCAGATAAAAAAGAGATTATAGAAACATTGAAAGTATCCTCCCGAGATATCGACAGTCTGCTGGCCTATCTTCAGGAAAAGCAGGTTGTGATAAAAATTAATGAAGATATTTATTTTCATTCAAAGACATACCATCAAGCAATTCAACTGCTGAAGGAGCAGCTTTTATCCCAGGGGGAAGTGGGGGTTTCCGATCTCAGGAATTTTTTGAAAACTTCAAGGAAATATGCGCTGCCCTTAATGGAACATTTTGACCAAAAAAAATTGACCCGAAGGATAGGGGACAAGAGAGTAGCCTGGAAAATAAAAGAGGAATAA
- a CDS encoding HD domain-containing protein has product MKKIYIILKDTRFQEYVRKNFKAEKKRAFCHHNFEHLLSVARIAYILVLEQGLQSEFSKEMVYASALLHDIGRWKEYETGKDHALLSAEMAREILEQAGFERKDMAKILRSIKEHRGPEHIERTILGDILHRADIFSRSCFDCAAQEKCYKFDSMPTSRGLWY; this is encoded by the coding sequence ATGAAAAAGATATATATAATTCTTAAAGATACACGTTTCCAGGAGTATGTGCGTAAAAATTTTAAAGCAGAAAAAAAACGAGCATTCTGTCATCATAATTTTGAACATTTGCTTTCGGTAGCCCGTATTGCTTATATTCTGGTTTTAGAACAGGGACTGCAGTCTGAATTTTCCAAGGAAATGGTGTATGCCTCGGCGTTATTACATGATATTGGCCGCTGGAAAGAGTATGAAACGGGTAAGGATCATGCTTTATTGAGTGCAGAAATGGCCAGGGAAATATTAGAACAAGCCGGTTTTGAAAGAAAGGATATGGCTAAAATACTTCGTTCTATTAAGGAGCACCGGGGTCCTGAGCATATTGAAAGGACAATACTGGGGGATATTTTGCATCGGGCAGATATTTTTTCGAGATCCTGCTTTGACTGTGCCGCTCAGGAAAAATGCTATAAATTCGACAGTATGCCAACCAGCCGAGGACTGTGGTATTAG
- a CDS encoding selenium metabolism-associated LysR family transcriptional regulator gives MKISILKTFLMVVEEKSLTRAAEALYLTQPAVSKHIKMLEKHFSTRLFHRQGQKITLTEGGEILYLKAKRILKEWENTEQSISELSSTVGGVLRIGASTIPGEYLLPYLLGSFKKEYPDVEIKLEVADTLEVVRKILAEEIHLGVVGAWIERKKLMAKNFADDELVLIMHPQHPLAKEEKVSPSALVKESFIWREKGSGTRRVVEEKLQKVGIAVDNITPVLELGSTQAIITAVEAGLGISFVSFWAARRDEALKRIAVKKLDGFLLKRKLYYLYPKEQYLPRAAIELLSFSEKLDIPSLIQF, from the coding sequence ATGAAAATATCCATTTTAAAAACTTTTCTAATGGTGGTGGAGGAAAAGAGCTTGACCCGGGCTGCGGAAGCCCTTTATTTGACCCAACCGGCTGTGAGCAAGCATATAAAAATGTTGGAAAAACATTTTAGCACCCGACTTTTTCACCGGCAGGGCCAAAAAATAACCCTGACTGAGGGGGGAGAAATATTATACCTCAAAGCTAAGAGGATTTTGAAGGAATGGGAGAATACAGAGCAGAGTATCAGTGAATTAAGCAGTACCGTGGGAGGGGTTCTAAGAATCGGAGCCAGTACCATCCCAGGGGAATACCTGCTTCCTTATCTGCTGGGTTCTTTTAAGAAAGAATACCCTGATGTAGAAATCAAGCTGGAGGTGGCAGATACATTGGAAGTGGTAAGAAAAATCCTTGCGGAAGAAATTCATCTGGGGGTGGTTGGAGCCTGGATTGAAAGAAAGAAACTGATGGCCAAAAATTTTGCAGATGATGAATTGGTCTTGATTATGCATCCCCAACATCCCCTGGCAAAAGAGGAGAAGGTCTCTCCTTCTGCCTTAGTAAAAGAAAGCTTTATCTGGAGAGAAAAAGGCTCAGGAACTCGAAGGGTCGTAGAGGAAAAACTTCAAAAAGTGGGAATTGCTGTGGACAACATTACTCCAGTTTTAGAGCTGGGGAGTACCCAGGCAATAATAACTGCGGTAGAGGCCGGCCTGGGCATTTCTTTTGTTTCTTTCTGGGCGGCACGCAGGGATGAGGCTTTAAAAAGAATAGCAGTAAAAAAGCTGGATGGTTTCCTGCTCAAAAGAAAGCTGTACTACCTTTACCCAAAAGAACAGTATCTTCCCAGGGCAGCAATAGAGCTACTCAGTTTCAGTGAAAAATTGGATATTCCTTCTCTTATCCAGTTCTAA
- a CDS encoding ABC transporter ATP-binding protein codes for MISIQMCDLTKVYNEQVIFSGIGEAVEQGNCLVVSGSNGSGKTTLLKIIAGLIRPTSGEIHFKVEGENIPREKQKDCIGYVSPDLMLYEELSALENLYFFAQVRGLLGGLERAEEMLRKVQLEKWKVKMVSTYSTGMKQRLKFAFALLHRPLLLLLDEPGSNLDESGHALVQEIIEEQKRWGCVILSTNDPGEVSRYGDQILQLD; via the coding sequence TTGATTTCAATTCAAATGTGTGATCTAACTAAGGTGTATAATGAGCAGGTAATTTTTAGCGGAATTGGGGAAGCTGTGGAACAGGGAAATTGCCTGGTTGTTTCTGGTTCCAATGGCTCCGGTAAAACTACCTTGTTAAAGATTATAGCCGGGTTGATCCGTCCTACCTCTGGGGAGATTCATTTCAAGGTAGAAGGGGAAAACATACCCCGGGAAAAGCAGAAGGACTGTATAGGTTATGTTTCTCCAGACCTCATGCTGTATGAAGAGCTCTCTGCCCTGGAAAATTTATACTTTTTCGCCCAGGTTAGAGGTCTTTTGGGGGGCCTGGAAAGGGCAGAAGAAATGCTTAGGAAAGTACAATTGGAAAAGTGGAAAGTAAAAATGGTTTCCACTTATTCCACCGGCATGAAACAGAGGCTAAAATTTGCTTTTGCTCTTTTGCACAGGCCACTGCTGCTTCTTCTGGATGAACCAGGTTCAAATCTGGATGAGTCGGGACATGCCCTGGTTCAGGAGATTATTGAGGAACAAAAGCGGTGGGGATGTGTGATCCTCTCTACTAATGACCCTGGGGAGGTGTCCCGCTATGGTGATCAGATTCTTCAACTGGATTAA
- a CDS encoding aspartyl-phosphate phosphatase Spo0E family protein — MCTREENIITTRIEILRKKLNHMGEKKDFSLNDSEMYSLSTQLDQLIYEYTDLELDKRRNIQFFTETE; from the coding sequence ATGTGTACAAGGGAAGAGAACATAATTACCACCCGGATCGAAATACTTAGGAAAAAACTGAATCATATGGGAGAAAAAAAAGATTTTTCACTGAATGACAGCGAAATGTATTCTCTAAGCACTCAATTGGACCAGTTGATTTATGAGTACACTGACTTAGAACTGGATAAGAGAAGGAATATCCAATTTTTCACTGAAACTGAGTAG
- the folB gene encoding dihydroneopterin aldolase, which produces MAIGKIILNELSFYGYHGVLPTERIQGQKFLVSLEIYMDFSKPSETDGLKDTICYVELYEKIKRLVQRERYNILETLAEKIAEMVLEDPLAVEVVVLIKKPWAPIPGNLDYVGVEIRRGGLSG; this is translated from the coding sequence ATGGCAATAGGTAAAATTATATTAAATGAACTTTCTTTTTACGGTTATCATGGGGTGCTTCCCACGGAGAGGATTCAAGGCCAAAAGTTTTTGGTTTCCCTGGAAATATATATGGATTTTTCTAAGCCTTCAGAAACAGATGGATTGAAAGATACTATATGTTATGTTGAGCTTTATGAAAAGATTAAAAGATTGGTCCAGCGGGAACGGTATAACATTTTGGAGACATTGGCAGAAAAGATTGCTGAGATGGTGCTGGAAGATCCCCTGGCTGTGGAAGTGGTGGTCCTAATTAAGAAGCCCTGGGCTCCTATACCTGGTAATTTGGACTATGTAGGAGTAGAAATTAGAAGAGGCGGGTTAAGTGGCTAA
- a CDS encoding coenzyme F420-0:L-glutamate ligase — MNEAIVSAEEAVKTSMVELNGNSYERILFKTHFIQRGEDIIKVIKDYMGSHLQEGDVVFVSEKALAHSQKRSIHVKDIKPGLLARLLYRFVRPTKHGRGIGTPEKMEISIRIAGTFRILLAAVVSAVTKLLGLKGYFYTIAGEAVQRLDGQSGGENWPYYNYVIQTVDDPDGAAGRIKESIGFEAIVADVNDLGGSIVGFSSPALKEVPFLDILKDNPMGQETPQTPIGIIRRKPLSGTDQS, encoded by the coding sequence TTGAACGAAGCAATTGTCAGCGCAGAGGAAGCCGTAAAAACATCAATGGTTGAATTGAACGGTAATAGCTATGAAAGAATTCTTTTTAAAACTCATTTTATCCAGCGGGGAGAGGACATAATTAAAGTAATAAAGGATTATATGGGTTCTCATCTCCAGGAGGGGGATGTGGTTTTTGTTAGTGAAAAAGCTTTGGCCCACAGTCAAAAAAGGTCTATTCATGTGAAGGATATAAAACCGGGGCTTTTGGCTCGTCTGCTCTATCGTTTTGTGAGGCCTACCAAACACGGCCGTGGAATTGGGACTCCTGAGAAAATGGAAATTTCCATTAGGATTGCCGGTACCTTTAGAATTCTATTGGCTGCTGTGGTTAGTGCCGTGACCAAGCTGTTGGGCCTGAAAGGCTATTTTTATACCATTGCCGGGGAAGCGGTACAGAGATTAGATGGACAAAGCGGCGGTGAAAACTGGCCTTACTATAATTATGTGATACAGACTGTGGATGACCCCGATGGTGCTGCCGGAAGGATTAAAGAGAGTATTGGGTTTGAAGCAATCGTTGCAGATGTAAATGACCTGGGAGGTTCAATTGTAGGGTTTTCTTCTCCAGCGTTGAAGGAGGTTCCCTTTTTAGACATTTTAAAGGACAACCCTATGGGGCAGGAAACCCCCCAGACTCCCATAGGGATCATCAGAAGGAAACCTCTATCCGGCACAGATCAATCTTGA
- the selA gene encoding L-seryl-tRNA(Sec) selenium transferase: MNDSIRQRYLRSLPGVDQILQCEYLLEIKGDYPQRVINDSVRETVSSLRAAIIQAESEEELLNIEVQVEQLAQRALEKAKEILKPNLCSVINATGTVLHTNLGRSLLAKKAVEAVSEVSRNYSNLELDLSTGERGSRYSHVEEMLCSLTGAQGAVVVNNNAAAVMLVLNTMAQSREVIISRGQLVEIGGSFRIPDVMSQSGAHLVEVGTTNKTHLRDYENAINDNTAMLLKVHTSNYHIVGFTSQVSGSELVELGRRYSLPAVEDLGSGVLIDLSKYGLMGEPTVQECVREGLDVVTFSGDKLLGGPQAGIIVGNEKYIQQVKKNQLTRALRIDKMTCAALEATLKLYMDEGQAVRQIPTLRMLTIPVQVLEYRASSLAAFLKEHLTGKVSIQVIDGYSQVGGGSLPLEKMPTKLVSLQPNRMVTTAEAVERLRREVVPVVARVHKNQLLIDVRTVLQEEIPLLQASLVRVFKKF; encoded by the coding sequence TTGAATGACAGCATTAGACAGAGATATCTCAGATCTCTACCTGGAGTAGATCAGATACTTCAGTGTGAATATCTTTTGGAAATAAAGGGGGATTATCCTCAGCGGGTGATAAATGATTCAGTCCGGGAAACGGTGAGCAGCTTGAGGGCAGCCATAATTCAGGCGGAATCTGAAGAGGAATTATTGAATATTGAGGTTCAGGTGGAGCAGCTGGCCCAGAGGGCTCTGGAAAAGGCAAAAGAAATTCTAAAACCTAATCTGTGCAGTGTAATTAATGCTACCGGGACGGTACTCCATACTAATTTAGGACGTTCACTGCTGGCCAAAAAAGCGGTGGAGGCAGTTAGTGAAGTATCCCGAAATTATTCAAACTTGGAGCTGGATCTTTCCACCGGGGAAAGAGGTTCCCGTTATTCCCATGTGGAGGAGATGCTCTGTAGTCTGACCGGAGCTCAAGGAGCTGTAGTAGTAAACAACAATGCCGCTGCAGTTATGCTGGTGCTAAATACCATGGCTCAGAGCAGAGAAGTAATTATTTCCCGGGGCCAGCTGGTAGAAATCGGCGGCTCTTTCAGGATTCCTGATGTGATGAGCCAAAGCGGAGCGCATCTGGTGGAGGTGGGTACCACCAATAAAACTCATCTTCGGGATTATGAGAATGCCATAAATGATAATACAGCTATGCTTTTAAAAGTGCATACCAGCAACTATCATATTGTGGGTTTTACCTCCCAGGTCAGCGGTTCTGAACTGGTGGAACTGGGAAGAAGATACAGTCTCCCTGCAGTAGAAGATTTAGGCAGCGGTGTGTTGATTGATTTGTCCAAATATGGTTTAATGGGCGAGCCTACAGTACAGGAATGTGTAAGGGAAGGGCTGGATGTGGTTACTTTCAGCGGAGATAAACTTTTAGGGGGCCCCCAGGCGGGAATTATTGTAGGAAATGAAAAATATATCCAACAGGTGAAAAAAAACCAGCTGACCCGAGCTCTGCGCATTGATAAGATGACCTGTGCGGCTTTGGAGGCAACGCTTAAGCTTTACATGGATGAAGGTCAGGCCGTCAGACAGATTCCTACGTTAAGAATGCTGACTATACCTGTACAGGTATTAGAGTACAGAGCCTCCAGTTTGGCTGCCTTTTTAAAGGAACATTTAACTGGTAAAGTAAGTATCCAGGTGATAGACGGTTATTCCCAGGTAGGAGGAGGCTCTCTTCCTCTGGAGAAAATGCCGACAAAACTAGTTTCTTTGCAGCCCAATAGAATGGTTACCACCGCGGAAGCTGTGGAAAGGTTGAGGAGAGAGGTAGTTCCGGTGGTTGCCCGGGTACACAAAAACCAGCTTTTAATTGATGTACGGACAGTTCTGCAGGAGGAAATACCTCTGCTGCAGGCCAGCCTGGTACGGGTATTTAAGAAGTTTTAA
- the folE gene encoding GTP cyclohydrolase I FolE → MIDQPKIEEAVKMILEAIGEDPQREGLVETPKRVAKMYEEIFKGMHEDPSVHLTKCFTEDQHDEMILLRDIALYSMCEHHLLPFYGKAHVAYIPSRGKITGLSKLARVVETIARRPQLQERLTSKVADVIMETLDAKGVVVVVEAEHLCMTIRGIKKPGSFTITSAVRGIFRRNQVSRSEAFSLIKGHH, encoded by the coding sequence ATGATTGATCAGCCGAAAATCGAAGAAGCAGTGAAAATGATTTTAGAGGCCATCGGGGAGGATCCACAGCGGGAGGGTCTGGTAGAGACCCCTAAGCGTGTGGCTAAAATGTATGAGGAGATTTTTAAAGGAATGCATGAAGATCCCAGCGTTCATCTTACAAAATGTTTCACTGAAGACCAGCACGATGAGATGATTTTGCTCAGGGATATTGCTCTTTATTCCATGTGTGAGCACCATCTTCTACCTTTTTACGGTAAAGCTCATGTAGCTTATATTCCCTCCCGAGGGAAGATTACCGGATTGAGCAAACTGGCCAGGGTAGTGGAAACTATTGCCCGGAGGCCTCAACTGCAGGAAAGGTTAACCAGTAAAGTGGCCGATGTTATTATGGAGACTTTGGATGCTAAGGGTGTAGTTGTAGTGGTGGAGGCAGAACATCTATGTATGACCATACGGGGCATAAAAAAACCAGGTTCATTTACGATTACTTCAGCAGTAAGGGGAATTTTCCGCAGAAACCAGGTTTCCAGGTCCGAAGCATTTTCTTTGATTAAAGGACACCATTAA
- a CDS encoding cytochrome c3 family protein → MSKKSIIIIAIVILLIVVNVAALKFTSTPSFCGSCHYMAESKESWEVSEHYKEAKCLDCHSDPGMIGYLMAKMNGIKELYVHLTEDVTRERIEAMDVHVNKESCIQCHQSVKDDGTHKLHESMECGQCHIGIGHGAEVDTITCNTCHPNM, encoded by the coding sequence TTGAGCAAAAAATCCATAATTATTATTGCTATTGTTATCTTATTAATTGTGGTCAACGTCGCAGCTTTAAAGTTTACCAGCACACCCAGTTTCTGCGGGTCCTGTCATTACATGGCTGAGTCAAAGGAATCTTGGGAGGTTTCGGAACATTATAAAGAAGCCAAGTGTTTAGACTGCCATTCTGATCCAGGCATGATTGGTTATTTAATGGCCAAGATGAACGGCATTAAAGAACTGTATGTTCACTTGACCGAGGATGTTACTCGGGAAAGAATTGAAGCCATGGACGTACATGTTAACAAAGAAAGCTGTATTCAGTGCCACCAAAGTGTTAAGGATGACGGTACCCATAAGCTTCATGAAAGTATGGAGTGCGGGCAGTGTCACATAGGGATCGGTCACGGTGCCGAAGTGGACACCATAACATGCAATACCTGTCACCCCAATATGTAA
- a CDS encoding SDH family Clp fold serine proteinase: protein MFFNVFWLLFILYALVPTIKQWRTSAHRFRMLEKIEKKKNSRAITLIHRQESFNLLGIPISRYINIEDSEEILRVIRLTPDDVPIDLILHTPGGLVLAAEQIALAILKHPGKVTVFVPHYAMSGGTLLALAADQIVLDPNAVLGPIDPQLGTYPAVSILKVVDKKDINEVDDTTLIWADVAQKAMKQVKSSVSYILKSRDIPEEKAEELAQIFTEGRWTHDYPITGEELEAMGLDISYDMPREVYALMELYPQFPRRRPSVQYIPVPYQRKEERE, encoded by the coding sequence ATGTTTTTTAATGTTTTTTGGCTTCTTTTTATTCTTTATGCTTTGGTTCCCACTATTAAACAGTGGAGGACCTCAGCGCACCGCTTTCGAATGCTGGAGAAAATTGAAAAAAAGAAAAATTCCCGGGCCATTACCTTGATACATCGGCAGGAATCATTTAATCTGCTGGGTATTCCTATATCCCGATATATAAATATTGAAGATTCAGAAGAAATACTCCGTGTTATCCGTTTGACTCCCGATGATGTCCCCATCGATTTGATCCTTCATACACCGGGGGGATTGGTTCTGGCTGCGGAGCAGATTGCCCTGGCAATCTTGAAACATCCAGGGAAAGTGACGGTTTTTGTCCCTCATTACGCTATGTCCGGCGGCACTCTGCTGGCATTGGCTGCGGACCAGATTGTATTGGACCCCAATGCGGTTCTGGGGCCTATAGACCCCCAGTTGGGTACTTATCCTGCGGTTTCTATTTTAAAAGTTGTAGATAAAAAAGATATTAACGAGGTGGATGATACCACTTTAATTTGGGCCGACGTGGCACAGAAAGCCATGAAGCAGGTAAAAAGCAGCGTCAGCTATATTTTGAAAAGTAGGGATATTCCGGAGGAAAAGGCAGAGGAATTGGCTCAAATTTTTACCGAAGGCCGATGGACCCATGATTACCCTATTACCGGAGAAGAACTGGAAGCCATGGGACTGGATATATCTTATGATATGCCCCGGGAGGTGTATGCTTTAATGGAGCTATATCCTCAGTTTCCCCGGAGAAGGCCTTCGGTTCAGTATATTCCTGTCCCTTACCAGAGGAAAGAGGAAAGGGAATAG
- a CDS encoding ferredoxin gives MELIVDQDLCISCGLCVDTCPDIFDWNEEGRADVMAEEIPGEQQDCSLEALEDCPVDAIQKK, from the coding sequence ATGGAATTAATTGTTGATCAGGATTTATGTATAAGCTGTGGACTCTGTGTGGATACCTGCCCCGATATTTTTGACTGGAACGAAGAAGGAAGAGCAGATGTAATGGCAGAAGAAATCCCCGGAGAACAACAGGACTGCTCTTTGGAAGCCCTGGAAGACTGCCCGGTAGACGCCATACAAAAAAAATAA
- the folP gene encoding dihydropteroate synthase, with translation MSKVRILLPKSREDIRKEIDKIGASKQGSVIMQSKGQFFWVKLYDVSLRASIFVKQEMLSKGGEAAVAHGVGDFSQDKTDILLMGTLKQYKQLILKLKIQPFGLKAISADIEEALNQYNNHHWMNSSKENILKLGKKAFKLGQRTLVMGILNVTPDSFSDGGRFNKLDNALEQARLMVQQGIDILDIGGESTRPNHQSVSEQEEMERVFPVLEKILKELEVPVSIDTYKASVAEEALKMGAHMLNDIWGLKKDPRLASVAARYEVPLCIMHNRTVHQYQDLMKDIVFDLKESVNLACEAGVKNENIILDPGIGFAKNLSENLEVMNHLEEISALGYPVLLGTSRKSMIGKVLDLPPEARLEGTAATLTLGITRGVDIVRVHDIEYMKRVVDMTDAMVRRKEYC, from the coding sequence TTGTCAAAAGTTAGAATTCTCCTTCCCAAAAGCAGGGAGGACATCAGAAAAGAAATAGATAAAATTGGGGCCAGTAAACAGGGATCTGTGATTATGCAGTCTAAGGGGCAATTTTTTTGGGTAAAGTTGTATGATGTTTCTTTAAGAGCTTCTATATTTGTAAAACAGGAGATGCTGTCTAAGGGGGGGGAAGCTGCCGTTGCTCATGGAGTGGGGGATTTCTCTCAGGACAAAACGGATATCCTATTGATGGGAACTTTGAAGCAGTACAAACAGCTGATCTTGAAGTTGAAGATACAGCCCTTTGGATTAAAAGCAATTTCTGCAGACATTGAAGAAGCGTTGAATCAGTACAATAACCATCACTGGATGAATTCTTCAAAGGAAAACATCCTAAAATTAGGGAAAAAAGCTTTTAAACTGGGGCAGAGAACTCTGGTAATGGGTATTTTAAACGTTACCCCGGATTCTTTTTCTGACGGTGGCAGGTTTAATAAACTGGACAATGCTTTGGAGCAGGCCAGGCTGATGGTGCAGCAGGGAATTGATATTCTGGATATAGGCGGTGAATCTACCCGGCCTAATCATCAGTCAGTTTCTGAACAGGAAGAGATGGAAAGGGTGTTCCCGGTACTGGAAAAGATTTTAAAGGAATTGGAAGTGCCGGTTTCCATAGATACCTATAAGGCTTCAGTGGCTGAGGAAGCTTTGAAAATGGGAGCGCATATGCTAAACGATATCTGGGGCCTTAAGAAAGACCCACGTTTGGCCTCAGTAGCTGCCCGGTATGAAGTACCCTTGTGTATTATGCATAATCGAACAGTACATCAATATCAGGACCTGATGAAAGATATTGTCTTCGACCTGAAGGAAAGTGTGAATCTGGCCTGTGAGGCTGGGGTGAAGAATGAGAATATTATTCTTGATCCTGGTATAGGCTTTGCCAAAAATCTAAGTGAGAATCTGGAAGTAATGAATCATTTGGAGGAAATTTCTGCCTTGGGATATCCTGTTCTTCTGGGAACCTCTCGCAAGTCCATGATTGGAAAGGTTTTGGATCTACCCCCGGAGGCTCGCCTGGAGGGAACGGCTGCAACACTGACCCTGGGTATTACCAGGGGAGTTGATATTGTCAGGGTTCATGATATAGAATATATGAAGAGGGTAGTGGATATGACCGATGCAATGGTCAGAAGAAAGGAGTATTGTTAA